From one Mytilus trossulus isolate FHL-02 chromosome 10, PNRI_Mtr1.1.1.hap1, whole genome shotgun sequence genomic stretch:
- the LOC134687637 gene encoding uncharacterized protein LOC134687637, translating to MMELLRSIVFVVLVSISYADVCEDVDTKSCEILAALRTDLCSNPCLSKLCNRHCGHCPVKCYQCHEIDDPSNCTNLIACPSADHYCYTTQTFTDDFTEVYKMGCAIKSVCQQYLGGAESMTRNIDVNGACCMQDKCNNKLPLVIMGAEVPTTQQPVTFVNTTADPSSCKNLDDGVCQRLAMASPGICSDKCFAENVCPRMCGSCLNCYTCNDIDNITDCTTINVCQSGHECFTLETLSIDLRPVFRVGCIEEKLCSRFQASTGNIFGRRDGFSLKGGCCKSDLCNDHVGTINNQPTTTTTQQPTTLGCTNLHQHCPAGFHSLDSSCYMIGPQRMSWQDAKSYCESHCARLVDFSSRSNMQDIFALLVPHRQGNYQDERVWTDATYSRSNWVWSHNGNYISSRSFRNLVHSHSTTHACGFAMVHTSSGGIIFSPTTTEDLIADRCSATYLPLCEASRN from the exons ATGATGGAATTACTTCGTTCTATCGTGTTTG TCGTGTTGGTTTCAATTTCGTACGCTGATGTTTGTGAAGATGTGGATACGAAGTCATGTGAAATATTAGCTGCTTTACGTACAGATTTATGTTCCAATCCTTGTTTATCTAAGCTGTGCAACCGACATTGTGGCCATTGCC cTGTTAAGTGTTATCAGTGCCATGAAATTGATGATCCATCTAATTGTACCAATCTCATTGCCTGTCCAAGTGCAGATCAC TACTGTTATACCACACAGACATTTACAGACGATTTCACAGAAGTCTACAAAATGGGCTGTGCCATTAAAAGT GTATGTCAGCAGTACCTAGGTGGTGCAGAAAGTATGACAAGAAATATAGATGTAAATGGAGCTTGTTGTATGCAGGATAAATGCAATAACAAACTACCGTTAGTCATCATGGGCGCAGAGGTTCCAACAACACAACAACCAG ttacatTCGTTAATACAACAGCAGACCCCAGTTCATGTAAAAATCTAGATGATGGCGTATGTCAGAGATTAGCAATGGCAAGCCCAGGCATATGCTCTGATAAATGCTTTGCCGAAAATGTTTGTCCACGTATGTGTGGATCATGTT TGAACTGTTACACTTGTAATGATATTGACAACATAACAGACTGTACAACCATTAACGTTTGTCAATCTGGACAC gAATGTTTTACCCTTGAAACATTAAGCATTGATCTGAGACCAGTGTTCAGAGTTGGATGTATCGAGGAAAAg TTGTGCTCGCGATTCCAGGCTAGCACCGGTAATATATTTGGCCGACGGGATGGATTTTCCTTAAAAGGAGGATGTTGTAAGAGCGATTTGTGTAATGACCATGTGGGAACGATAAACAACCAACCGACAACAACAACAACTCAACAACCAACAACATTAG gtTGTACCAACTTACATCAGCACTGTCCGGCAGGATTCCACTCTTTAGATTCCTCTTGCTACATGATTGGACCACAACGGATGTCTTGGCAAGATGCTAAG AGCTACTGTGAGTCTCACTGTGCCAGACTAGTTGACTTTTCATCTAGGTCTAATATGCAAGATATTTTTGCTTTATTAGTTCCACATCGTCAAGGAAACTATCAAG acgaAAGAGTATGGACCGATGCTACATATAGTCGGAGTAATTGGGTATGGAGTCACAATGGTAATTACATCAGCTCACGTTCCTTTAGAAATTTGGTTCATTCACACTCAACCACCCATGCATGTGGATTTGCAATGGTTCATACCAGTTCAGGAGGGATTATTTTTTCACCTACTACAACCGAAGACTTGATAGCCGATAGGTGTAGCGCAACATATCTTCCACTCTGTGAAGCTTCCAGAAATTAA